Proteins from one Monodelphis domestica isolate mMonDom1 chromosome 6, mMonDom1.pri, whole genome shotgun sequence genomic window:
- the monDomV1R1265 gene encoding vomeronasal 1 receptor monDomV1R1265 (The RefSeq protein has 6 substitutions compared to this genomic sequence) codes for MSSHKEDLNIFYLSVLLFGVLGNLFLLYLHSLKLITDHRKRLLSLIIINLAISHILMILFRGISAIISNWGWRAFLNLTMGNILTYFIRVTRGISLCSTCLLSVFQAITISPSSLKWAEIKTRAKKCILPGCLLSWIFSLLLDSSVPLAMSSPRNSSNERWRIGHVSFDLHDTSIKLFTFESFVDALFMGLMIFSSGYMMFVLYKHKQRIQHIHSINISHKASPETRATKAILMLVITFVCFNSASSPFVIYIASSKITRHWGLQFTVALSMFFPIVSPFMLISIDTQMSRSFCSLLGFKSSCQERLSS; via the coding sequence ATGAGCTCTCATAAAGAAGACTTGAATATTTTCTACTTGAGTGTGCTTTTGTTTGGAGTCTTGGGGAATATATTCCTCCTTTATCTACATAGTCTTAAGTTAATCACTGGTCACAGGAAAAGACTCTTAAGCCTGATAATCATCAATTTAGCCATCTCTCACATCTTAATGATTCTGTTCAGAGGCATCTCTGCAATAATATCCAATTGGGGATGGAGAGCTTTCCTGAATCTCACAATGGGTAATATCTTAACTTACTTCATAAGGGTGACTCGAGGCATTAGTCTTTGTAGCACCTGCCTACTAAGTGTCTTCCAGGCCATCACCATCAGTCCCAGCAGCTTTAAGTGGGCAGAAATTAAAACTCGAGCTCAAAAGTGTATTCTTCCCGGCTGCCTCCTAAGCTGGATCTTCAGTCTTCTTTTGGATAGTTCTGTGCCTCTGGCTATGAGTAGTCCAAGGAACAGCAGTAATGAAAGATGGAGAATTGGGCATGTTTCTTTTGACCTACATGACACGAGTATAAAACTTTTGACTTTTGAGTCATTTGTTGATGCTCTTTTTATGGGTCTCATGATCTTCTCCAGTGGTTACATGATGTTTGTCCTGTACAAACACAAGCAGCGAATCCAACATATACACAGCATCAACTTCTCCCACAAAGCCTCCCCTGAGACAAGAGCAACCAAAGCAATTCTGATGTTGGTGATCACATTTGTCTGCTTTAACTCGGCCAGTTCCCCTTTTGTAATTTATATAGCTTCTTCTAAAATAACCAGACACTGGGGGCTACAGTTCACTGTTGCActttcaatgttttttccaatagTCAGCCCTTTTATGTTGATCAGCATTGACACCCAGATGTCCCGGTCCTTTTGTTCTCTCTTAGGTTTCAAGAGCTCCTGTCAGGAAAGACTCTCTAGTTGA